One genomic window of Tachypleus tridentatus isolate NWPU-2018 chromosome 12, ASM421037v1, whole genome shotgun sequence includes the following:
- the LOC143234418 gene encoding acyl-CoA desaturase-like yields the protein MGWLMYKKHPEVREKGRTVDCSDLLQDPVVRFQKRFYIPLVILCSFYLPTMIPVWCWGERVWIAFLTNGILRYVVTLHITWLVNSAAHYWGNRPYNRFMEARENKHVAWWAMGEGFHNYHHAFPFDYSTSEYGWKLNISTIFIDLMAMLGQAYDMKTADRDIVKKTKLKTGDGTETFQL from the exons ATGGGCTGGCTCATGTACAAGAAACATCCAGAAGTCCGCGAGAAAGGAAGGACTGTCGACTGTAGCGACCTCTTACAGGATCCTGTGGTGAGGTTTCAGAAAAG GTTCTATATTCCACTGGTTATTCTCTGCAGCTTCTATCTTCCAACTATGATACCAGTGTGGTGCTGGGGAGAGAGAGTGTGGATCGCTTTCCTTACTAACGGTATTCTGCGTTATGTTGTAACGCTGCACATCACGTGGTTAGTAAACAGCGCTGCGCACTACTGGGGAAATCGACCTTACAACCGCTTCATGGAAGCGCGGGAAAACAAGCACGTCGCGTGGTGGGCTATGGGAGAAGGTTTCCACAACTATCACCACGCGTTTCCTTTCGATTACTCCACAAGCGAATACGGTTGGAAACTAAATATTTCTACCATATTTATTGATCTTATGGCCATGCTGGGACAAGCGTATGATATGAAGACAGCGGATCgtgatattgttaaaaaaaccaagTTGAAAACTGGAGATGGAACAGAAACTTTTCAACTTTAG